The Flavobacterium piscisymbiosum genome includes a region encoding these proteins:
- a CDS encoding cob(I)yrinic acid a,c-diamide adenosyltransferase, translating to MKVYTKTGDKGTTALFGGTRVPKDHIRIDSYGTVDELNSYIGLIRDQEIDAHYKTILIEIQDRLFTVGAILATPAEKEVLKNGELRLKNLGIIESDIELLENEIDKMEESLPQMTHFVLPGGHPTVSHCHIARCICRRAERLAVHLSHNEQVPEIAIKYLNRLSDYLFVLARKLSSDLKADEVKWIPRK from the coding sequence ATGAAAGTATATACAAAAACCGGAGACAAAGGAACAACAGCTCTTTTTGGAGGTACGCGCGTTCCTAAAGATCACATTCGTATTGACAGTTACGGAACTGTTGACGAATTGAACTCTTATATAGGACTTATTCGCGATCAGGAAATCGATGCACATTATAAAACTATTTTAATCGAAATTCAGGACAGATTATTCACCGTTGGAGCTATTTTAGCCACTCCGGCAGAAAAAGAAGTTTTAAAAAACGGTGAACTTCGGTTAAAAAACCTTGGAATCATAGAGTCTGATATCGAATTATTAGAAAACGAAATTGATAAAATGGAGGAAAGTCTTCCGCAAATGACTCATTTTGTTTTGCCAGGCGGACATCCTACCGTGTCACATTGTCATATTGCACGCTGTATTTGCCGTCGTGCAGAGCGTTTGGCAGTACATTTAAGCCATAATGAACAGGTTCCTGAAATTGCAATCAAGTACTTAAACCGACTTTCTGACTACCTTTTTGTCTTGGCACGGAAGTTGTCCTCAGACTTAAAAGCGGATGAAGTGAAATGGATTCCGAGGAAGTAA
- the secA gene encoding preprotein translocase subunit SecA, with the protein MSFINSIIKVFVGDKSQKDVKALQPYLNKIKTFETSLMSLSHDELRARTAYFKEKIKEARADKDAKIAALKAEVENIEDIDKREDLYDAIDSLEKEAYEISEKTLLEILPEAFSVVKETARRFKDNSFIEVTATPKDREFSANKTYITIEGEKAIWANKWNAAGKEITWDMIHYDVQLIGGMVLHEGKVAEMQTGEGKTLVATLPLYLNALTGNGVHLVTVNDYLAKRDSTWKAPLFEFHGLTVDCIDNHQPSTEQRKKAYDADITYGTNNEFGFDYLRDNMAHSPGDLVQRKHNYAIVDEVDSVLIDDARTPLIISGPVPQGDRHEFNELKPKIENLVAQQRQLANGFLAEAKKLIKEGNTKEGGFLLLRAYRSLPKNKALIKFLSEEGIKQLLQKTENQYMQDNNREMHKVDEALYFVIEEKNNQVELTDNGIQYLSGDTDPDFFVLPDIGTEIAAIEKQKLDKDGEAEAKERLFQDFGVKSERIHTLTQLLKAYALFEKDVEYVIMDNKIMIVDEQTGRIMDGRRYSDGLHQAIEAKENVKIEAATQTFATVTLQNYFRMYSKLGGMTGTAVTEAGELWQIYKLDVVEIPTNRPISRQDKEDYIYKTTREKFNAVIEDVTELSNAGRPVLIGTTSVEISELLSRMLKMRGVTHNVLNAKMHKQEAQIVEEAGKAGVVTIATNMAGRGTDIKLSPEVKAAGGLAIVGTERHDSRRVDRQLRGRAGRQGDPGSSQFYVSLEDNLMRLFGSERVAKVMDRMGLQEGEVIQHSMMTKSIERAQKKVEENNFGVRKRLLEYDDVMNSQREVVYKRRRHALFGERLKLDIANMLYDTCELIVSNNKLANDFKTFDFDLIRYFGITSPISEADFTRLSDIEVTGKVYKEALAFYTEKTERSAREAYPIIQGVYEEPNNQFERIVVPFTDGIKTLNVVTDLKKAYDSQGAQLIADFEKNITLSIVDEAWKKHLRKMDELKQSVQLAVHEQKDPLLIYKLEAFNLFRGMLDNVNKEVISFLFKGDLPAQNVPEIHEAKEVRQKENFKLSKDEIVNSEDINREAGETQQRQVTETIVRDMPKINRNDTVTVQEVATGRTEEMKFKKAETLIASGAWVLVK; encoded by the coding sequence ATGAGTTTCATAAACAGTATTATTAAAGTCTTTGTAGGTGATAAATCACAGAAAGATGTCAAAGCTTTACAGCCCTATTTAAACAAAATTAAAACATTCGAAACCAGCTTAATGAGTTTGTCTCACGACGAATTAAGAGCCAGAACCGCATATTTTAAAGAAAAAATAAAAGAAGCAAGAGCTGATAAAGATGCTAAAATTGCTGCACTTAAAGCAGAAGTTGAAAACATCGAAGACATCGACAAAAGAGAAGATCTTTATGATGCTATCGATTCTCTTGAAAAAGAAGCATACGAAATTTCAGAAAAAACTTTATTGGAGATTCTTCCGGAAGCTTTTTCTGTTGTTAAGGAAACAGCGCGTCGTTTTAAAGACAATTCATTTATTGAAGTTACTGCAACGCCAAAAGACCGCGAATTTTCAGCCAACAAAACGTATATCACTATAGAAGGTGAAAAAGCAATTTGGGCTAACAAATGGAATGCTGCCGGAAAAGAAATTACATGGGACATGATTCACTATGATGTTCAGTTAATTGGTGGTATGGTATTGCACGAAGGTAAAGTTGCCGAGATGCAAACTGGTGAAGGTAAAACTTTGGTGGCTACATTACCGCTTTACTTAAACGCTTTGACAGGAAACGGTGTTCACTTAGTAACAGTGAATGACTACTTAGCAAAACGTGATAGTACATGGAAAGCGCCTTTATTCGAATTTCACGGTTTAACTGTTGATTGTATCGATAATCACCAGCCAAGTACAGAACAAAGAAAGAAAGCATACGATGCTGATATCACTTACGGAACCAACAACGAATTTGGTTTTGACTACTTAAGAGATAACATGGCACACTCTCCTGGAGATTTAGTGCAAAGAAAACATAATTACGCTATTGTCGATGAGGTCGATTCTGTATTAATTGATGATGCAAGAACGCCACTTATTATTTCAGGACCGGTTCCTCAGGGAGATCGTCATGAATTTAATGAGTTGAAACCAAAAATCGAAAACTTAGTAGCACAACAACGTCAGTTAGCGAATGGTTTCTTAGCTGAGGCTAAAAAATTAATCAAAGAAGGAAACACTAAAGAAGGTGGATTCTTATTATTGAGAGCTTACAGAAGTTTACCTAAAAACAAAGCATTAATTAAATTTTTGAGTGAAGAAGGAATCAAGCAATTGCTTCAAAAAACCGAAAATCAATACATGCAGGACAACAATCGCGAAATGCATAAAGTGGATGAAGCTTTATATTTTGTAATTGAAGAAAAAAACAATCAGGTTGAATTGACTGATAATGGTATTCAATACCTTTCTGGAGATACAGATCCTGACTTTTTCGTACTTCCGGATATCGGGACTGAAATTGCAGCGATCGAAAAACAAAAACTGGATAAAGACGGTGAAGCTGAAGCTAAAGAAAGGTTATTCCAGGATTTTGGAGTAAAAAGCGAGCGTATTCATACTCTTACTCAACTTTTAAAAGCGTATGCTCTTTTTGAAAAAGATGTAGAATACGTGATCATGGACAACAAAATTATGATTGTTGATGAGCAAACTGGTCGTATCATGGATGGTCGTCGTTATTCTGATGGATTACACCAGGCTATCGAAGCAAAAGAAAATGTAAAAATCGAAGCTGCTACACAAACTTTTGCAACCGTTACATTACAGAACTACTTCAGAATGTACAGCAAATTAGGCGGTATGACAGGTACAGCGGTTACAGAAGCTGGAGAGTTATGGCAGATTTATAAATTAGACGTGGTGGAGATTCCAACCAACCGTCCGATTTCAAGACAAGACAAAGAAGATTACATCTACAAAACAACACGTGAGAAATTCAACGCTGTAATCGAAGATGTTACTGAATTATCAAACGCAGGAAGACCAGTATTGATTGGAACAACATCTGTAGAGATTTCAGAATTATTAAGCCGAATGTTGAAAATGAGAGGCGTTACGCATAACGTTTTGAATGCTAAAATGCACAAACAAGAGGCACAAATTGTAGAGGAAGCAGGTAAAGCCGGAGTTGTAACTATTGCAACCAACATGGCTGGTCGTGGTACCGATATTAAATTATCTCCAGAAGTAAAAGCTGCCGGAGGTTTAGCAATCGTGGGTACAGAACGTCATGATTCTCGTCGTGTAGACAGACAGTTACGTGGTCGTGCAGGACGTCAGGGAGATCCGGGAAGTTCTCAATTCTATGTTTCTCTTGAAGATAACCTAATGCGTTTATTTGGTTCTGAAAGAGTTGCTAAAGTTATGGACAGAATGGGACTTCAGGAAGGTGAAGTGATTCAGCATTCTATGATGACCAAATCTATCGAGCGTGCTCAGAAAAAAGTAGAAGAAAACAACTTTGGTGTTCGTAAACGTTTATTAGAGTATGATGACGTTATGAACTCTCAACGTGAAGTAGTTTACAAACGTCGTCGTCACGCCTTGTTTGGTGAGCGTTTGAAACTGGATATCGCGAATATGCTTTATGATACTTGCGAATTGATCGTAAGCAACAATAAATTAGCAAATGATTTCAAAACATTTGATTTTGATTTAATTCGTTATTTCGGAATTACATCTCCAATTTCTGAAGCAGATTTTACAAGATTATCAGATATTGAAGTTACAGGAAAAGTATACAAAGAAGCTTTGGCTTTCTACACTGAAAAAACAGAAAGAAGCGCCAGAGAAGCTTACCCAATTATTCAGGGAGTTTACGAAGAGCCAAACAACCAATTCGAGCGTATCGTAGTTCCGTTTACTGATGGAATCAAGACTTTGAATGTTGTAACAGATCTTAAAAAAGCGTATGATAGCCAAGGTGCTCAGTTAATTGCTGATTTCGAGAAAAACATCACTTTATCGATTGTTGATGAAGCCTGGAAAAAACACTTACGTAAAATGGACGAATTGAAACAATCTGTTCAATTGGCCGTTCACGAACAAAAAGATCCATTGCTTATTTACAAATTAGAAGCATTTAATTTGTTTAGAGGAATGTTAGACAACGTAAACAAAGAAGTTATTTCATTCTTATTCAAAGGTGATTTACCAGCTCAAAACGTTCCTGAAATTCACGAAGCAAAAGAAGTTCGTCAAAAAGAAAACTTCAAATTAAGCAAAGACGAAATTGTAAACAGCGAAGACATCAACCGCGAAGCTGGAGAAACACAACAACGTCAGGTTACGGAAACTATCGTAAGAGACATGCCGAAAATCAATCGTAATGATACTGTTACAGTTCAGGAAGTTGCAACAGGCAGAACGGAAGAAATGAAATTTAAAAAAGCCGAAACTTTAATCGCTTCTGGCGCTTGGGTTCTTGTTAAATAA
- a CDS encoding cytochrome-c peroxidase: MLKIKYFLWLMIPLLWSCSSEEDEYVNIPLEFTVPSNFPALAYNIALNPPTEKGFELGKKLFYDGRLASDGVVSCGFCHIQANAFTHHGHTVSHGVDNAQGTRNTPSIQNLAYQTTFMYDGAADHLDLQPIIPLTSIIEMNGNLNAILKMMKADKEYQKLFGLAFDDGAITTENMLKALSQFMVMVVSSNSKFDKYRRNETGGTLTSDELAGYDLFKSKCASCHATDLQTDNSFRNNGLAVNPMVNDVGRYKVTELASDYYKFKVPSLRNVEVSGPYMHDGRFGTLEGVLDHYASGIENSATLDPILKQNGKFGISLSDTDKKQIIAFLKTLTDNEYLKDKRFSEY; encoded by the coding sequence ATGCTGAAAATAAAATATTTTCTATGGCTGATGATTCCGTTGTTATGGAGTTGCTCTAGTGAGGAAGATGAATATGTAAATATTCCGTTGGAATTTACTGTTCCGTCAAACTTTCCTGCTTTAGCGTACAATATTGCACTGAATCCGCCAACAGAAAAAGGCTTTGAACTGGGCAAAAAACTATTCTACGATGGGCGTTTAGCGTCTGATGGAGTAGTTTCCTGCGGGTTTTGCCACATACAAGCCAACGCTTTTACGCATCACGGACACACAGTAAGTCATGGCGTAGATAATGCCCAAGGAACAAGAAACACGCCATCGATTCAGAATCTGGCGTATCAAACTACATTTATGTACGACGGAGCTGCAGATCATTTGGACTTGCAGCCTATAATTCCGTTGACGAGCATTATCGAAATGAACGGAAATTTGAACGCTATTTTGAAAATGATGAAAGCCGACAAAGAATATCAAAAATTATTTGGGCTAGCTTTTGACGATGGCGCCATTACAACCGAAAATATGCTAAAAGCACTTTCGCAATTTATGGTGATGGTAGTTTCCTCCAATTCAAAATTTGACAAATACCGACGTAATGAAACAGGCGGAACTTTAACATCAGACGAGTTGGCGGGTTACGATTTGTTTAAATCAAAATGCGCTTCTTGCCACGCAACCGATTTACAAACCGACAATTCGTTTAGAAATAATGGTTTGGCTGTAAACCCAATGGTAAATGATGTTGGTCGTTATAAAGTTACAGAACTGGCGAGTGATTATTACAAATTTAAAGTGCCAAGTTTGCGTAATGTAGAGGTTTCAGGACCTTATATGCACGACGGAAGATTTGGAACTCTCGAAGGTGTTTTGGATCATTATGCAAGCGGTATAGAAAACTCGGCAACGCTGGATCCTATATTAAAACAGAATGGAAAATTTGGAATTTCGCTTTCTGATACGGATAAAAAACAAATCATAGCTTTCCTGAAAACGTTGACGGATAATGAATATTTAAAAGATAAACGTTTCTCTGAATATTAA
- a CDS encoding MbnP family protein has product MKNTLYKAFAIVAIAVSLVSCSNDDNNETTSRNGNITLKFDNAFGANDLILNTQGNTTSNNEVLKISLVKYIVSNVVLTKADGTTFTYPKSKSYFIADESTAAGQQFKLTDIPAGDYVKVKFGIGVDEEQWKLGAAGQGDFLAQADDAGMLWSWAAGYKFFALEGTFTSATVTTPTPFMIHTGKTGTDYNYTEVTVDLPTKALVRDNITPAVHIITDLSKIIDGKNKIKLSDNNAGGMGAMIMGGANLLLITQNISAMFKVDHVHND; this is encoded by the coding sequence ATGAAAAATACTTTATACAAAGCATTTGCTATTGTTGCAATTGCTGTATCACTAGTTTCATGTTCAAACGACGATAACAACGAAACAACTTCAAGAAACGGAAATATTACTTTAAAATTCGACAATGCTTTTGGCGCCAACGACCTAATTTTAAACACACAAGGCAACACCACTTCAAACAACGAAGTACTAAAAATTAGTCTTGTAAAATATATTGTTAGCAACGTTGTACTTACAAAAGCTGACGGAACTACTTTTACCTACCCTAAAAGCAAAAGCTATTTTATCGCAGACGAATCTACTGCTGCCGGACAACAGTTTAAACTAACAGATATTCCTGCAGGAGATTACGTAAAAGTAAAATTTGGCATTGGAGTCGACGAAGAACAATGGAAATTAGGCGCGGCCGGACAAGGCGATTTTTTGGCTCAGGCAGATGATGCAGGAATGCTGTGGTCATGGGCTGCAGGATATAAATTCTTTGCTCTCGAAGGAACTTTTACCTCTGCAACTGTTACCACACCAACTCCTTTTATGATTCACACCGGAAAAACCGGAACCGACTATAATTATACCGAAGTAACCGTAGACCTGCCAACAAAAGCTTTGGTTCGCGATAACATCACTCCTGCCGTTCATATTATTACAGATCTTTCTAAAATTATCGACGGCAAAAACAAAATCAAACTTTCTGATAACAACGCAGGCGGAATGGGTGCCATGATTATGGGCGGAGCCAACTTACTGTTGATTACGCAAAACATCAGCGCTATGTTTAAAGTAGATCACGTACACAACGACTAA
- a CDS encoding TonB-dependent receptor, with product MKKIYLILLLIGQCVAAQNQTEKDTTKSQELENVFITANRTATLRKETPVAISKITAKTINETKATAVYEIINKTPGVLMVNLGNEQHMMSIRQPMTTNAYYLYLEDGLPIRPMGIFNHNALLEINQFNLQSIEVVKGPVSSLYGPEAVGGTINLISLKPPVDPEFKFGVQADNYGYRRFQAAGGATIGKIGFHIAGISSLQENGWMTYSDYNKDNLNARIDYNISSSTRLISNTMYGKYYSDMSGTVNEDSFNNRTYQSTSNFTYRKSDALRTRLTLEHDWNSNSSSYITGYLRDNKLGQNPSYGIRWSPTVNPTTAKGEVNSNNFKSYGAIAQHTQKFDFLNTKLVAGALYDYSPVTYWSYVIDLKANLNPGEVGKQTVDSYEIIAQHPDSKLADYNADIYNAAGYAQVSFNPIEKLIITVGGRYDNMKVNYNNALDNSTGSKLYDKVTFKAGANYNPVEFAGFYGNYSQGFAPPGITSIFRTKPGTGGTTGVPADFYYNLEPATFDNYEIGGWLSFFQNKLNFDYALYYMEGKNELLNIKLADNSTDYRSAGETHHKGIEFGASYRPSKQFNIRLGGTYAQHTYIDFKLSDKPSDPVQDLNGKEMPAAPKWSGNSEVSYYPNWLPNLRTSVEWQLVGSYYQDQINTVKYSGYNIFNARVGYQWKKIEVYGNVLNLTDKLYAYNVSRANTANAQPTYTAAAPRTFVFGIQYNFSLKK from the coding sequence ATGAAGAAAATATACCTCATCCTATTACTTATAGGACAATGTGTCGCAGCTCAAAATCAAACAGAAAAAGACACAACAAAATCTCAGGAACTGGAAAATGTTTTTATAACAGCCAATCGTACAGCCACTTTACGAAAAGAAACTCCAGTTGCTATAAGCAAAATAACTGCCAAAACTATTAATGAAACCAAAGCTACGGCGGTTTACGAAATCATCAATAAAACACCCGGAGTATTGATGGTAAATTTAGGAAATGAACAGCACATGATGTCGATTCGTCAGCCTATGACTACCAATGCTTATTATTTATATCTGGAAGATGGTTTGCCAATTCGCCCCATGGGAATTTTTAATCACAATGCTTTACTTGAAATTAACCAGTTTAATTTGCAAAGTATCGAAGTTGTAAAAGGCCCTGTTTCTTCGCTATACGGACCTGAAGCGGTTGGTGGAACTATCAATTTAATTTCGCTAAAACCGCCGGTTGATCCGGAATTTAAATTTGGTGTTCAGGCTGATAATTATGGTTACAGAAGATTTCAGGCTGCCGGAGGAGCAACGATCGGGAAAATTGGTTTTCATATTGCCGGAATTTCGAGTTTGCAGGAAAATGGCTGGATGACCTATTCTGATTATAATAAAGACAATCTGAATGCGAGAATTGATTATAACATCTCCTCTTCGACCCGCTTGATCAGTAATACGATGTATGGAAAATATTATTCGGACATGAGCGGAACGGTTAATGAAGATTCTTTCAACAATAGAACGTATCAAAGTACTTCTAATTTTACCTATAGAAAATCTGACGCTTTACGAACAAGATTAACACTGGAACATGATTGGAACAGTAATTCGAGCAGTTATATTACAGGATATTTAAGAGACAATAAATTAGGTCAAAATCCTTCGTACGGAATCAGATGGAGCCCAACTGTGAATCCTACAACGGCAAAAGGAGAAGTAAATTCTAATAACTTTAAAAGTTACGGCGCCATTGCACAACATACTCAAAAGTTCGATTTTTTGAATACAAAATTGGTTGCCGGAGCTTTATATGATTATTCTCCAGTAACCTATTGGTCGTATGTTATTGATCTAAAAGCCAATCTAAATCCCGGAGAAGTTGGTAAACAAACCGTAGATTCTTATGAAATCATTGCACAACATCCGGACTCAAAACTGGCAGATTATAATGCAGACATTTATAATGCTGCAGGTTATGCACAAGTAAGTTTTAATCCCATCGAAAAACTGATTATTACGGTTGGCGGGCGTTATGACAATATGAAAGTGAATTACAATAATGCTCTTGACAATTCTACCGGAAGTAAGCTTTATGATAAAGTAACTTTTAAAGCTGGTGCCAATTACAATCCAGTTGAGTTTGCCGGATTTTACGGCAATTATTCTCAAGGTTTTGCGCCTCCGGGAATCACCTCTATTTTTAGAACCAAACCTGGAACCGGCGGAACAACTGGCGTTCCTGCTGATTTTTATTATAATCTGGAACCTGCCACTTTCGATAATTACGAAATTGGCGGATGGCTTTCTTTCTTTCAAAATAAATTAAATTTTGATTATGCTTTGTATTATATGGAAGGTAAAAATGAGTTGCTAAACATTAAACTCGCTGATAATTCAACAGATTATCGTTCGGCTGGAGAAACGCATCATAAAGGAATTGAGTTTGGCGCTTCTTACCGACCTTCAAAACAATTCAACATTCGTCTTGGCGGAACTTATGCACAACATACTTATATCGATTTTAAACTTTCGGACAAACCAAGCGATCCTGTTCAGGATTTAAACGGAAAAGAAATGCCGGCAGCACCCAAATGGTCCGGAAATTCTGAGGTAAGTTATTACCCCAACTGGCTCCCGAATCTGAGAACTTCGGTAGAATGGCAACTTGTTGGAAGTTATTATCAGGATCAGATAAATACCGTAAAATATAGCGGTTATAATATATTCAACGCCAGAGTTGGTTATCAATGGAAAAAAATTGAAGTGTACGGAAACGTGCTTAATCTAACGGATAAATTGTACGCTTATAATGTTTCCCGAGCCAATACCGCAAACGCTCAACCCACTTATACCGCAGCCGCACCAAGAACTTTTGTGTTTGGTATACAGTACAATTTTTCATTAAAAAAATAA
- a CDS encoding transporter, translating into MRKIIVMLTLLAGFSAFSFTVKDSISGFTFQRLAMMEDFDCDACGCSASGGSMGFGSMLNNNFVGLRYMKQSYTSRDGIFANSPWIDENFNTIQAWARIPVTEKIQISALVPYHFNERALTAGTENIEGLGDITVMALYTVFETKKDSTFFTHKVNLGGGVKLPTGKFTEANNLGSVNQSFQLGTGSWDFPIVSEYVVKHKNLGLNTTLNYIFKTENSKNYQYGDQFNYAGTFFYLFDLKSVQIVPQAGLAGEVYQTNKQHNLDLPNTAGDILFSKFGIEAGKDKFSVGLNVMLPISQNLSSGNMEANYRWSVNLNYTL; encoded by the coding sequence ATGAGAAAAATAATAGTAATGTTGACGCTTTTGGCTGGATTTTCGGCCTTTAGTTTTACCGTAAAAGATAGTATTTCGGGCTTTACGTTTCAGCGTTTGGCGATGATGGAAGATTTTGATTGTGATGCCTGCGGATGTTCTGCAAGTGGCGGAAGCATGGGTTTTGGTTCTATGCTGAACAATAATTTTGTGGGTTTAAGATATATGAAACAAAGTTACACGAGCCGCGACGGAATCTTCGCCAATTCGCCGTGGATAGATGAAAATTTTAATACGATTCAGGCTTGGGCAAGAATTCCGGTAACAGAGAAAATTCAGATTTCGGCATTGGTTCCGTATCATTTTAACGAAAGAGCTTTGACGGCCGGAACTGAAAATATTGAAGGTTTGGGAGATATTACCGTGATGGCTTTGTACACGGTTTTTGAAACGAAAAAAGACAGTACGTTTTTTACGCACAAGGTAAATTTGGGTGGTGGTGTAAAACTTCCGACAGGAAAATTTACTGAAGCCAATAATTTAGGAAGCGTTAATCAGAGTTTTCAGTTAGGAACCGGAAGCTGGGATTTTCCTATAGTTTCTGAATATGTGGTGAAACATAAAAATTTGGGATTAAACACAACGCTGAATTACATTTTTAAAACTGAAAACAGTAAAAACTATCAATACGGCGATCAGTTTAATTATGCAGGAACGTTCTTTTATTTGTTCGATTTAAAATCGGTTCAAATTGTTCCACAGGCTGGTTTGGCTGGTGAAGTTTACCAGACTAACAAACAGCATAATTTGGATTTACCCAATACGGCGGGTGATATTTTGTTTAGCAAATTTGGCATTGAAGCCGGAAAAGATAAATTTTCGGTTGGGTTAAACGTTATGCTGCCTATTAGCCAAAACTTATCAAGCGGTAATATGGAGGCGAATTACAGATGGAGTGTAAATTTGAATTATACCCTTTAA
- a CDS encoding DUF2795 domain-containing protein: MYWTLELASYLSDAPWPANKDELIDYAIRAGAPLEVVENLQSIEDEGEIYESMEEIWPDYPTDEDYLWNEDEY; encoded by the coding sequence ATGTATTGGACATTAGAATTAGCATCTTATTTAAGTGATGCGCCATGGCCTGCTAACAAAGATGAACTTATAGACTACGCCATTAGAGCTGGTGCTCCATTAGAAGTAGTAGAAAACCTTCAATCAATCGAAGATGAAGGAGAGATATATGAATCAATGGAAGAAATTTGGCCTGATTATCCAACAGACGAAGATTATCTTTGGAACGAGGATGAATATTAA
- a CDS encoding ABC transporter ATP-binding protein: MANPLIKITNIKRDFVLGNEIVYVLKGIDLEINKGEYVALMGPSGSGKSTLMNLLGCLDTPTSGHYVLNGKDVSQMKDDELAGIRNKEIGFVFQTFNLLPRTTALDNVALPMIYAGYSKSERNERAIEVLKQVNLADRMDHQPNQLSGGQRQRVAIARALVNKPSIILADEPTGNLDSKTSVEIMKLFGDIHAQGNTVILVTHEEDIAAYAHRVIRLRDGLIESDTSK, translated from the coding sequence ATGGCAAATCCATTAATTAAAATAACCAACATCAAACGAGATTTTGTATTGGGTAACGAAATCGTCTATGTCTTAAAGGGTATAGATTTAGAAATCAACAAAGGCGAATACGTAGCTTTAATGGGCCCGTCAGGATCCGGAAAATCAACTTTAATGAATTTATTAGGTTGCCTCGATACACCAACTTCCGGACATTATGTTTTAAATGGAAAAGATGTGAGCCAAATGAAAGATGATGAACTGGCCGGAATTCGAAACAAAGAAATTGGATTTGTATTTCAAACCTTTAATCTTTTACCGAGAACCACCGCTTTAGATAATGTTGCATTGCCTATGATTTATGCAGGATATTCAAAATCTGAACGCAACGAACGCGCGATTGAAGTTCTAAAACAAGTAAATCTTGCCGACAGAATGGATCACCAGCCTAATCAGCTATCAGGAGGTCAACGCCAACGTGTTGCCATTGCCCGCGCTTTGGTAAACAAACCATCTATTATTTTGGCAGATGAACCAACCGGAAACTTAGACAGTAAAACTTCTGTAGAAATCATGAAGCTTTTTGGCGATATTCATGCTCAGGGAAACACCGTAATTCTGGTAACACACGAAGAAGATATTGCAGCCTACGCACATCGAGTAATTCGTTTGCGTGATGGTTTGATTGAAAGTGACACGAGTAAATAA